The Pseudomonas rhizosphaerae genomic sequence CAAGCGCATCAGTCATCTTCCTCGTCTTTGAGCAAATCGCCTGTGGCCGCATCCAGCTTTATCTCGCGAACTACACCTGCCGTGGTCAGCAACTCGACTTCATACACCAGCTTCTGTTGTTTTTCCTCAAGCTCCGCCTCTAGCAGACGTGCACCCGGGTATCGGGCCATGGCCTGACCGAGCAGCTGTTCAAGGGGCAGGATCACGCCTTCCTGCCTGAGTCGCAGGGCTTCATCCTGGTCAAGATCCCGAGCCACTGCCAGGGAACAGAATGCCAGCAACCCGACCACTATTGCGCGACCTGCTGGCAATATGTTCATTAGGTATCCTGATGGTCTTTAAGCACTTGGCCAGTGGTCGCATCGAGCTCGACGTCCCACTCGACGCCCTTGCTGTCGCGCAGTTCGACCTGATAGATGTATTTGCCGTATTCCTCTTCCAGCTCGGTCTCGTGGATCGTACCGCCTGGATGTTTGGCCAAAGCTGCAGCATTGAGTTTCTCG encodes the following:
- a CDS encoding PepSY domain-containing protein codes for the protein MNILPAGRAIVVGLLAFCSLAVARDLDQDEALRLRQEGVILPLEQLLGQAMARYPGARLLEAELEEKQQKLVYEVELLTTAGVVREIKLDAATGDLLKDEEDD
- a CDS encoding PepSY domain-containing protein, coding for MKTLTALLLASSMSFVAISAQAKDLGPDEALRLRDAGTIQSFEKLNAAALAKHPGGTIHETELEEEYGKYIYQVELRDSKGVEWDVELDATTGQVLKDHQDT